From Desulfatiglans sp., one genomic window encodes:
- a CDS encoding glycosyltransferase family 2 protein — protein MLNNDSQSIPDISIIIVSFNTRELTKECINCVKENSTGIDIEIIVVDNGSKDGSAEMIETDFSWVRLIRLKENRGFAGGNIPGMKIAKGRYILLLNSDAFIRKNTLEKTISYMDQHPDTGILGCKLTDPDGRMQPSARMLPGPLNKFLTITGLSDRYSKSRFFGRVDYTWWDHSYPLRVGWVVGAYFLIRRETMDSIGYLDDRYFLYFEEVDYCLAAKRSGWDVFYFPHTEIVHLGGKSAEKSDRTFSENGKQILKIRLESEWKYYQKFYGWYYAIIVLGIELFWNAVVYIKNLHSNSLKAHNKRENSKQIMNQIMATLCEVYRSYKSK, from the coding sequence ATGTTAAATAATGATAGCCAATCAATACCTGACATATCCATAATTATAGTCTCATTTAACACCAGAGAATTAACTAAAGAATGTATCAATTGCGTTAAAGAGAATTCAACAGGAATAGATATTGAAATAATTGTAGTTGATAATGGGTCAAAGGATGGTTCCGCTGAAATGATCGAAACTGATTTTTCGTGGGTCAGGCTTATACGACTTAAAGAAAACAGAGGTTTTGCAGGCGGCAATATCCCCGGTATGAAGATAGCAAAAGGCAGGTATATACTTTTATTGAATTCAGATGCCTTTATTAGAAAAAATACCCTTGAAAAGACTATTTCATATATGGATCAGCATCCTGATACCGGGATACTTGGCTGTAAACTCACAGACCCGGACGGCAGGATGCAGCCATCTGCCCGTATGCTTCCAGGACCGTTGAATAAATTTCTCACCATTACAGGGCTTTCTGACCGTTATTCAAAATCGCGCTTTTTTGGCAGGGTAGATTATACATGGTGGGATCATTCATATCCACTGCGTGTTGGCTGGGTTGTAGGTGCCTATTTTCTCATACGCAGGGAAACAATGGATTCAATAGGATATCTTGATGACCGGTATTTCCTCTATTTTGAAGAGGTAGACTACTGCCTTGCAGCGAAAAGATCAGGATGGGATGTGTTCTATTTTCCACATACAGAGATAGTGCATCTGGGAGGAAAAAGCGCAGAAAAATCTGACCGCACTTTTTCGGAAAATGGCAAACAGATACTTAAAATACGTCTTGAAAGTGAATGGAAATATTACCAAAAATTTTATGGGTGGTATTATGCTATTATTGTGTTGGGTATAGAGCTTTTCTGGAATGCAGTAGTATATATAAAAAACCTGCATAGTAATTCATTGAAAGCGCATAATAAGAGAGAAAACTCAAAACAGATCATGAACCAAATCATGGCTACATTGTGTGAAGTATACAGGTCATATAAAAGTAAATAA
- a CDS encoding glycosyltransferase produces the protein MCIQISVIIPSYNSSKTLVHALEGIINQEKIDGYEVIVVDSSDDGNMESIISQYGSLKIIKFIRSEKRLSPSEGRNLGVSQSSGTLLVFIDSDVVPSPIFLNKIKKAYESGYLTGGGGIEVPDFQRCKSIALAQYYLQFNEFLPVGVNRVKMFVPSCNLFCERGVFLKAGGFPDIRASEDVILGKNIGRFEKVWFVPEITVSHIFRENWKSFFANQKLLGKYVAIYRKKESGSFSQKGLFPFIFAPLFFIIKCCRIIPRIINAGPLHIFRFIRSLPLFLIGLSYWTTGFVQGSLNKESHDL, from the coding sequence ATGTGCATACAGATTTCAGTAATTATACCTTCATATAACTCATCAAAGACACTGGTGCATGCACTCGAAGGAATAATTAACCAGGAAAAAATTGATGGTTATGAAGTTATTGTGGTTGATTCCTCTGATGATGGAAATATGGAGAGTATTATTTCTCAATATGGTTCATTAAAGATTATAAAATTTATCAGATCGGAAAAAAGACTCTCTCCTTCTGAAGGCAGAAATCTGGGGGTAAGTCAATCAAGTGGTACTTTACTTGTATTCATTGATTCCGACGTTGTCCCTTCACCTATTTTTCTGAACAAAATTAAAAAGGCATATGAATCAGGTTATTTAACCGGTGGGGGAGGAATAGAGGTTCCTGATTTTCAAAGGTGCAAATCCATCGCCCTGGCACAGTATTACCTTCAATTCAATGAATTCCTGCCTGTTGGAGTCAACAGGGTAAAGATGTTCGTTCCTAGTTGTAATTTGTTCTGTGAAAGGGGAGTGTTTTTAAAGGCCGGAGGTTTTCCTGATATAAGGGCATCTGAGGATGTAATACTGGGAAAAAATATAGGCAGGTTTGAAAAGGTCTGGTTTGTGCCTGAAATAACTGTTTCCCATATTTTCAGGGAAAACTGGAAAAGCTTTTTTGCGAATCAAAAACTGCTTGGAAAATATGTTGCAATATACAGGAAAAAGGAATCAGGAAGTTTTTCTCAAAAAGGGTTATTTCCTTTCATCTTTGCACCTCTATTTTTTATTATAAAATGTTGTCGGATTATTCCAAGGATTATAAATGCTGGTCCGCTTCATATCTTCCGGTTTATCAGGTCATTACCTCTATTTCTAATAGGGTTATCATACTGGACAACAGGCTTTGTACAGGGGAGTCTGAATAAGGAAAGCCATGATCTGTAA
- a CDS encoding glycosyltransferase family 4 protein, with translation MNKIQTSNKTLAYLASEYPAISHTFIFREVQELRKSGLDIKTASIRRPEMLIKMTDEEKIDAENTLYIKNRTKINILLDHLKLLIKSPSGYYSMLTNTCQFSRKGHFGLLKTIGYFIEAGILANWALNHSVDHIHVHFANPAATVAMIAACYGTLTFSLSIHGPDIFYNIDNNLIVDKITRASKVRCISHFCKSQLIKIVPYNFWNKFFIIRCGVDISKFTPAQPCNNKVPNILCVGRLVPAKGQHILIEACAFLKKRGINFILTFIGDGPDRVSLESLARDLNVNDSTTFTGALGQDLVKIYYDNADMFVLPSFAEGVPVVLMEAMAKEIPCITTRITGIPELINDNEDGLLVAPSDSVTLADKIELLLKDRQLQEKIGTNARKKVSTMYDLEKNCKQMAEFFSNIF, from the coding sequence ATGAACAAAATACAGACTTCCAATAAAACTTTGGCCTATCTCGCAAGCGAATATCCGGCTATTTCTCATACCTTTATTTTCAGAGAGGTTCAGGAGTTAAGGAAAAGCGGTCTTGATATTAAAACAGCATCCATCAGAAGACCGGAGATGCTGATAAAAATGACCGATGAAGAAAAAATAGATGCGGAAAATACATTGTATATAAAAAACAGAACAAAAATTAATATACTGCTTGATCATCTTAAACTCTTGATCAAGTCTCCATCCGGCTATTATTCAATGTTGACTAATACCTGCCAATTCTCGCGAAAAGGTCATTTCGGTCTCTTAAAAACAATTGGTTATTTTATTGAGGCGGGTATACTTGCGAACTGGGCATTGAATCACAGTGTGGATCATATCCATGTCCATTTTGCAAATCCTGCTGCTACAGTCGCTATGATAGCTGCTTGTTACGGTACTCTTACATTCAGCCTGAGTATTCATGGCCCGGATATCTTCTATAACATAGATAATAACCTTATCGTAGATAAGATAACAAGGGCATCAAAGGTAAGATGTATCAGCCATTTTTGTAAAAGCCAGTTGATAAAAATTGTACCTTATAATTTCTGGAATAAATTTTTTATAATACGCTGCGGTGTTGATATATCCAAATTCACACCTGCCCAACCCTGTAACAATAAAGTTCCTAACATACTTTGTGTTGGAAGGCTTGTTCCAGCCAAGGGTCAGCATATCCTTATAGAGGCTTGTGCTTTTTTAAAAAAGCGGGGAATAAATTTTATTCTGACATTTATTGGAGATGGGCCTGATCGTGTATCTCTTGAGTCACTGGCAAGGGATCTTAACGTCAATGATTCAACCACCTTTACTGGTGCCCTGGGGCAGGATCTTGTAAAAATATATTATGATAACGCTGATATGTTTGTCCTTCCGAGCTTTGCAGAGGGTGTCCCTGTTGTCTTAATGGAGGCAATGGCAAAAGAGATCCCATGTATCACCACCCGTATAACAGGGATTCCTGAACTGATTAATGATAATGAAGATGGCCTGCTTGTTGCCCCATCAGATTCTGTTACACTTGCTGACAAGATCGAATTACTTTTAAAAGACAGGCAGCTTCAGGAAAAGATAGGAACAAATGCAAGAAAAAAAGTTTCAACCATGTATGATCTTGAAAAGAACTGTAAACAGATGGCTGAATTTTTCTCAAATATTTTCTGA